The following are from one region of the Actinomycetota bacterium genome:
- the ugpC gene encoding sn-glycerol-3-phosphate ABC transporter ATP-binding protein UgpC: MADVKLEGITKIYPDGTKAVADLDLHIQDGEFVVLVGPSGCGKTTALRMVAGLEEISGGKLSIGDRVVNDVAPKDRDIAMVFQNYALYPHLSVKDNIGFGLKLRKTPQDEIDRRVKDAAEILGLEELLHRRPKALSGGQRQRVAMGRAIVREPQAFLMDEPLSNLDAKLRVQMRAEISRLQRDLGTTTLYVTHDQVEAMTMGDRVAVMRKGLLQQVAPPQQLYDQPVNLFVGGFIGSPAMNMIEAALSFKGNKASVTFGDQELVVGDEVLGKRPALRDYDGASVVLGIRPEDMDDAALAGNVPEGRTLRSKAELREALGSDVLVHFGIDAPPVLTEDTKELAEDAGGTGTMVETDLSGKRTIFVARFHPDSAVTEDGEVRVAVDTERLHFFDLDSGDAVWD; the protein is encoded by the coding sequence GTGGCGGACGTCAAGCTCGAGGGCATCACCAAGATCTACCCCGATGGCACCAAGGCCGTGGCCGACCTCGATCTGCACATCCAGGACGGCGAGTTCGTGGTGCTGGTGGGCCCGTCGGGGTGCGGCAAGACCACCGCCCTGCGGATGGTCGCGGGCCTGGAGGAGATCTCGGGCGGGAAGCTGTCCATCGGCGATCGGGTCGTCAACGACGTCGCCCCGAAGGACCGTGACATCGCGATGGTGTTCCAGAACTACGCCCTCTACCCCCACCTCAGCGTCAAGGACAACATCGGCTTCGGCCTCAAGCTGCGCAAGACGCCGCAGGACGAGATCGACCGGCGGGTGAAGGACGCCGCCGAGATCCTGGGCCTCGAGGAGCTGCTGCACCGCCGCCCCAAGGCGCTGTCCGGTGGGCAGCGGCAACGCGTCGCGATGGGACGCGCCATCGTGCGCGAGCCCCAGGCGTTCCTGATGGACGAGCCGCTGTCGAACCTCGACGCCAAGCTGCGGGTGCAGATGCGCGCCGAGATCTCCCGGCTGCAGCGAGACCTGGGAACCACCACCCTCTACGTCACCCACGACCAGGTCGAAGCGATGACGATGGGCGACCGCGTCGCCGTGATGCGCAAGGGTCTGCTCCAGCAGGTGGCGCCGCCTCAGCAGCTGTACGACCAGCCCGTGAACCTGTTCGTGGGCGGGTTCATCGGCTCGCCCGCGATGAACATGATCGAGGCCGCGCTGTCGTTCAAGGGCAACAAGGCGTCGGTCACGTTCGGCGACCAGGAACTTGTCGTGGGCGACGAGGTCCTCGGGAAGCGCCCCGCGCTACGCGACTACGACGGGGCGAGCGTCGTGCTCGGGATCCGTCCCGAGGACATGGACGACGCGGCCCTGGCTGGCAACGTGCCCGAGGGGCGGACGCTGAGGTCGAAGGCCGAGTTGCGTGAGGCGCTCGGCTCCGACGTCCTCGTCCACTTCGGGATCGACGCCCCGCCGGTGCTGACCGAGGACACGAAGGAACTCGCCGAGGATGCCGGAGGGACCGGCACCATGGTCGAGACCGATCTGAGCGGGAAGCGAACCATCTTCGTCGCGCGGTTCCACCCCGATAGCGCCGTCACGGAGGACGGTGAGGTCCGGGTCGCGGTGGACACCGAGCGCCTGCACTTCTTCGACCTTGACAGCGGCGACGCCGTCTGGGACTAG